A single window of Streptomyces cathayae DNA harbors:
- a CDS encoding roadblock/LC7 domain-containing protein, which produces MSQAAQNLNWLITNFVDNTPGVSHTVVVSADGLLLAMSEGFPRDRADQLAAVASGLTSLTAGASRIFEGGKVAQTVVEMERGFLFLMSVSDGSSLAVLAHPECDIGLVGYEMALLVDRAGAVLTPDLRAELQGSLLH; this is translated from the coding sequence ATGAGCCAGGCGGCACAGAACCTCAACTGGTTGATCACCAACTTCGTGGACAACACCCCCGGGGTGTCCCACACCGTCGTCGTGTCCGCCGACGGTCTCCTTCTGGCGATGTCCGAGGGCTTCCCGCGCGACCGCGCGGACCAGCTCGCGGCCGTGGCCTCGGGACTGACCTCCCTGACGGCCGGCGCCTCCCGCATCTTCGAAGGCGGCAAGGTCGCACAGACGGTCGTCGAGATGGAGCGGGGTTTCCTCTTCCTCATGTCCGTCTCGGACGGCTCCTCGCTGGCCGTCCTCGCGCACCCCGAGTGCGACATCGGCCTCGTCGGCTACGAGATGGCACTCCTGGTCGACCGTGCGGGAGCGGTCCTCACCCCGGATCTGCGCGCCGAACTACAGGGAAGTCTGCTCCACTGA
- a CDS encoding DUF742 domain-containing protein, with amino-acid sequence MTPPTASHDPYAEPYEDEGDQPLVRPYAMTGGRTRPRYQLAIEALISTTADPAALMGLLPEHQRICHLCREVKSVAEVSALLNMPLGVARILVADLAEAGLVAVHQPGGDETTGAPDVTLLERVLSGLRNL; translated from the coding sequence ATGACCCCGCCCACCGCCTCTCATGATCCGTACGCGGAGCCGTACGAGGACGAGGGCGACCAGCCACTGGTACGTCCGTATGCGATGACCGGTGGCCGGACCCGGCCCCGCTATCAGCTGGCCATCGAGGCACTGATCAGTACGACGGCCGACCCGGCAGCGCTCATGGGGCTCCTCCCGGAGCACCAGCGCATCTGCCATCTGTGCCGTGAGGTGAAGTCGGTCGCCGAGGTGTCGGCGCTTTTGAACATGCCGCTGGGCGTGGCCCGGATTTTGGTGGCGGACCTCGCCGAGGCGGGTCTCGTCGCCGTTCACCAGCCGGGCGGCGACGAGACCACCGGCGCACCGGACGTGACACTGCTCGAAAGGGTGCTCAGTGGACTTCGCAACCTCTAG
- a CDS encoding GTP-binding protein, with translation MDFATSSGEAVSESRATTSAKIVVAGGFGVGKTTFVGAVSEINPLRTEAVMTSASAGIDDLTHTGGKTTTTVAMDFGRITLDQDLILYLFGTPGQDRFWFMWDDLVRGAIGAIVLVDTRRLADCFPAVDYFENSGLPFVVALNGFEGQQPYQPEEVREALQIGPDTPIITTDARHRSDAKSALITLVEHALMARLR, from the coding sequence GTGGACTTCGCAACCTCTAGCGGCGAGGCGGTCTCCGAAAGCCGCGCCACCACCTCCGCGAAGATCGTGGTGGCGGGCGGCTTCGGCGTGGGCAAGACCACGTTCGTCGGCGCTGTCTCGGAGATCAATCCCCTGCGCACCGAGGCCGTCATGACGTCCGCTTCGGCGGGTATCGACGACCTGACCCACACCGGGGGCAAGACCACCACCACGGTGGCCATGGACTTCGGCCGTATCACCCTGGACCAGGACCTGATCCTGTACCTCTTCGGTACACCCGGCCAGGACCGCTTCTGGTTCATGTGGGACGACCTGGTCCGCGGCGCCATCGGCGCGATCGTGCTCGTCGACACGCGGAGGCTCGCCGACTGCTTCCCCGCGGTCGACTACTTCGAGAACAGCGGCCTGCCGTTCGTGGTCGCCCTCAACGGCTTCGAAGGACAGCAGCCGTACCAGCCGGAGGAAGTGCGCGAAGCGCTGCAGATCGGACCCGACACCCCGATCATCACCACCGACGCCCGGCACCGTTCGGACGCCAAGAGCGCGCTGATCACCCTGGTCGAGCACGCGCTGATGGCGCGGCTCCGGTAG
- a CDS encoding sensor histidine kinase encodes MRRSTNSPEPSARGNFTPPPRAAAPTPGHDAEPTAPPAPSGGRFSPRNWRVATRLNAILLVPVMVGLVMGGFQVKGSIDTWQEAEDAENTARLVQASLTYANALYLERDLTAAPLLQGKGEDDPTVVKARAATDEAADAFDAAAQNVPAKPGLQRRLEVLREAEPKLTALRTAAYTSKLKGVETEEGYVEVANPLMQFANELGLGTGNITSYGRTVYAISLTKAAVSLQRSIGTHLLVKPGPTDSQLASQRVALSSYAYLEGIAVQEYIGGGTAADAAKLDQLEQEIKADGAEQAKEAASQDPDYVPPPSDPRTMVSEVARLGSTDPAARAEIAGRGVTPENWWAVNTLKFDGYRQIESDLADSAVEEAATIAGDAQRDAFVTGSAVVLALLAAFILAGMVARQMSRSMRKLRHAAFGIAEQRLPTLVDQLSRTDPGRVDTRVTPIPITSTDEIGEVARAFDQVHREAVRLASEQALLRGNINAIFTNLSRRNQSLIEGQLTLLTGLENNEADPDQLENLFKLDHLATRMRRNGENLLVLAGEEPGRRWDQPVPLVDVIRAASSEVEQYERVELSGVPEAEIHGRAVTDLVHLLAELLENATTFSSPQTKVRVTATRLPDGRVMIEIHDKGIGLTAEDFADINHKLANPPTVDAAISQRMGLFVVGRLSDRHGIRVQLRPSGEQAGTTSLVMLPDAITHGGGGEVQAGPDEFTVSQIIPEQDYPGEDFSQQQQQPMRTAAELGFDDSRYEVPDDIRGLNPIGRTRMREERRAALDPQSPQPALSGPEQQPGADEFAAPQGYDNGQGFDGGPAGYPDQTQPAGYDQQAYGDGQQSAYEGQQQPAYDESYYQPNGGLPQGDGFSSNGGYPDPSYAQPAQDDWPQQGGYQNGYPAQYPATAPEPEPAPTADASAQDSVGFDRPGPAPTASHALTDAGLPRRGSTPSDTGGARRANQEPTVPAPSSAAAPAPAPQGDGDNWRSANDERWQQASSLRKPKAGGVTSSGLPRRVPKANLVEGVAETTPQGGPQVSRAPEDIRGRLSNLRRGVQQGRNAGSESNGQATGNHRSGPDSTYNQER; translated from the coding sequence GTGAGGCGAAGCACGAACAGTCCCGAGCCATCGGCCCGGGGCAACTTCACCCCGCCGCCGCGCGCAGCGGCGCCCACCCCCGGGCACGACGCGGAACCGACGGCCCCGCCCGCTCCGAGCGGCGGGCGCTTCTCCCCGCGCAACTGGCGGGTGGCGACCAGGCTGAACGCGATCCTGCTCGTGCCCGTGATGGTCGGCCTGGTCATGGGCGGCTTCCAGGTGAAGGGCTCGATCGACACCTGGCAGGAGGCCGAGGACGCGGAGAACACCGCGCGTCTGGTGCAGGCCTCCCTCACTTACGCCAACGCCCTCTATCTGGAGCGGGACCTCACCGCGGCCCCGCTGCTGCAGGGCAAGGGCGAGGACGACCCGACCGTCGTCAAGGCCCGTGCCGCCACGGACGAGGCGGCCGACGCGTTCGACGCGGCCGCGCAGAACGTGCCGGCCAAGCCGGGCCTGCAGCGTCGGCTGGAGGTGCTGCGCGAGGCCGAGCCCAAGCTCACGGCGCTGCGCACCGCCGCGTACACCTCCAAGCTCAAGGGTGTGGAGACCGAAGAGGGCTACGTCGAGGTCGCCAACCCTCTGATGCAGTTCGCCAACGAGCTCGGTCTGGGCACCGGCAACATCACCAGCTACGGCCGTACGGTCTACGCGATCTCGCTGACCAAGGCGGCGGTGTCGCTGCAGCGGTCCATCGGCACGCACCTGCTGGTGAAGCCCGGTCCCACCGACAGTCAGCTCGCCAGCCAGCGCGTCGCGCTCTCCTCCTACGCCTACCTCGAGGGCATCGCCGTCCAGGAGTACATCGGCGGTGGCACCGCGGCCGACGCGGCCAAGCTGGACCAGCTCGAGCAGGAGATCAAGGCCGACGGGGCGGAGCAGGCCAAGGAGGCGGCGTCCCAGGATCCGGACTACGTCCCGCCGCCCTCCGACCCGCGCACGATGGTCTCCGAGGTCGCACGTCTCGGCTCCACCGATCCGGCCGCCCGCGCCGAGATAGCCGGCCGCGGCGTCACCCCCGAGAACTGGTGGGCGGTCAACACCCTCAAGTTCGACGGCTACCGCCAGATCGAGTCGGACCTCGCCGACAGCGCGGTGGAGGAGGCCGCCACCATCGCCGGCGACGCGCAGCGCGACGCCTTCGTCACCGGCAGCGCCGTCGTGCTCGCCCTGCTCGCCGCGTTCATCCTGGCCGGCATGGTGGCCCGCCAGATGAGCCGCTCCATGCGCAAGCTGCGCCACGCCGCCTTCGGTATCGCCGAGCAGCGGCTGCCGACGCTGGTCGACCAGCTCTCCCGTACCGACCCCGGCCGGGTCGACACCCGGGTCACCCCGATCCCGATCACCTCGACGGACGAGATCGGCGAGGTCGCCCGCGCCTTCGACCAGGTCCACCGCGAGGCCGTCCGGCTCGCCTCCGAGCAGGCACTGCTGCGGGGCAACATCAACGCGATCTTCACCAACCTCTCGCGCCGCAACCAGTCGCTGATCGAGGGTCAGCTGACCCTGCTCACCGGCCTGGAGAACAACGAGGCCGACCCGGACCAGCTGGAGAACCTCTTCAAGCTGGACCACCTGGCCACCCGTATGCGCCGTAACGGCGAGAACCTCCTCGTCCTCGCCGGCGAGGAGCCCGGCCGCCGCTGGGACCAGCCGGTGCCGCTGGTCGACGTGATCCGCGCCGCCTCCTCCGAGGTGGAGCAGTACGAGCGTGTCGAGCTGTCCGGTGTCCCCGAGGCCGAGATCCACGGCCGTGCGGTGACCGACCTCGTGCACCTGCTGGCCGAGCTCCTGGAGAACGCCACCACGTTCTCCTCCCCGCAGACCAAGGTCCGTGTCACCGCGACCCGTCTCCCCGACGGCCGCGTGATGATCGAGATCCACGACAAGGGCATCGGCCTGACCGCCGAGGACTTCGCGGACATCAACCACAAGCTGGCCAACCCGCCGACCGTGGACGCCGCGATCTCGCAGCGCATGGGTCTGTTCGTGGTCGGCCGGCTGTCCGACCGGCACGGCATCCGCGTCCAGCTGCGCCCCTCGGGCGAGCAGGCCGGTACGACCTCGCTGGTCATGCTGCCGGACGCGATCACCCACGGTGGTGGTGGCGAGGTACAGGCCGGCCCCGACGAGTTCACCGTCTCCCAGATCATCCCGGAGCAGGACTACCCGGGCGAGGACTTCAGCCAACAGCAGCAGCAGCCGATGCGCACCGCTGCGGAACTCGGCTTCGACGACAGCCGTTACGAGGTCCCGGACGACATCCGCGGCCTGAACCCGATCGGCCGTACCCGGATGCGCGAGGAGCGGCGGGCGGCCCTGGACCCGCAGAGCCCGCAGCCCGCGCTGTCCGGCCCGGAGCAGCAGCCCGGCGCCGACGAGTTCGCCGCCCCGCAGGGCTACGACAACGGCCAGGGCTTCGACGGCGGTCCGGCCGGTTACCCGGACCAGACGCAGCCCGCCGGATACGACCAGCAGGCGTACGGCGACGGACAGCAGTCCGCGTACGAGGGACAGCAGCAGCCGGCGTACGACGAGTCGTACTACCAGCCGAACGGCGGGCTGCCGCAGGGGGACGGCTTCTCGTCGAACGGCGGCTACCCGGACCCCTCCTACGCCCAGCCGGCCCAGGACGACTGGCCTCAGCAGGGCGGTTACCAGAACGGCTACCCGGCGCAGTACCCCGCGACCGCCCCGGAGCCGGAGCCCGCCCCGACCGCTGACGCGAGCGCGCAGGACAGCGTAGGCTTCGACCGTCCGGGACCGGCCCCCACCGCCTCCCACGCACTCACCGACGCCGGACTTCCGCGGCGCGGGTCCACCCCGAGCGACACCGGTGGAGCGCGGCGGGCGAACCAGGAACCGACGGTCCCGGCACCCTCTTCCGCTGCGGCGCCGGCTCCGGCTCCGCAGGGCGACGGCGACAACTGGCGTTCGGCGAACGACGAGCGCTGGCAGCAGGCGTCCTCGCTGCGGAAGCCCAAGGCGGGCGGGGTGACCTCATCCGGTCTGCCGCGGCGGGTACCCAAGGCCAACCTGGTCGAGGGCGTCGCCGAGACCACCCCTCAGGGAGGCCCTCAGGTCTCCCGCGCCCCGGAGGACATCCGGGGCAGGCTGAGCAACCTGCGGCGCGGCGTCCAGCAAGGCCGCAACGCAGGCAGTGAATCGAACGGCCAGGCCACCGGTAATCACCGCAGTGGGCCTGACAGCACCTACAACCAGGAGCGTTAG
- a CDS encoding roadblock/LC7 domain-containing protein, with the protein MSQAAQNLNWLITNFVDNTPGVSHTVVVSADGLLLAMSDGFPRDRADQLAAVASGLTSLTAGASRIFEGGSVNQTVVEMERGFLFLMSISDGSSLAVLAHPDADIGLIGYEMALLVDRAGTVLTPDLRAELQGSLLN; encoded by the coding sequence ATGAGCCAGGCGGCGCAGAACCTGAACTGGTTGATCACCAACTTCGTGGACAACACCCCGGGGGTGTCCCACACGGTGGTGGTCTCCGCCGACGGACTCCTTCTGGCGATGTCCGACGGATTCCCCCGCGACCGCGCGGACCAGCTCGCGGCCGTGGCCTCCGGTCTGACGTCGCTGACGGCAGGCGCTTCCCGGATCTTCGAGGGTGGCAGCGTGAACCAGACGGTTGTGGAGATGGAGCGGGGATTCCTGTTCCTCATGTCCATCTCCGACGGTTCCTCCCTCGCGGTTCTCGCACATCCCGATGCGGACATCGGTCTCATCGGCTACGAGATGGCCCTTCTGGTCGACCGAGCCGGTACGGTCCTGACTCCGGACCTTCGTGCGGAACTCCAAGGGAGCCTGCTCAACTGA
- a CDS encoding DUF742 domain-containing protein, which translates to MVTPPGGSSSGNWSYDPAQGHNDGSQNRYGYSSPPDHRQPYAPQGPGPSPYDQPRTQPVQPQRRAPEPTPAGASNNPLVRPYAMTGGRTRPRYQLAIEALVHTTAQPHQMQGQLPEHQRICHLCREIKSVAEISALLTIPLGVARILVADLAEAGLVAIHQPGGDESAGGQPDVTLLERVLSGLRKL; encoded by the coding sequence GTGGTAACACCACCGGGCGGATCGTCTTCGGGCAACTGGTCGTACGACCCTGCGCAGGGTCACAACGACGGTTCCCAGAACCGATACGGCTACTCCTCCCCACCGGACCACCGGCAGCCGTACGCGCCGCAGGGCCCCGGCCCTTCGCCGTACGACCAGCCGCGCACCCAGCCCGTGCAGCCGCAGCGCCGTGCCCCCGAGCCGACGCCCGCCGGGGCGTCGAACAATCCCCTGGTGCGCCCGTACGCGATGACGGGCGGCCGCACCAGGCCGCGGTACCAGCTCGCCATCGAGGCGCTGGTGCACACCACCGCGCAGCCGCACCAGATGCAGGGCCAGTTGCCCGAGCATCAGCGGATCTGCCACCTCTGCCGGGAGATCAAGTCGGTGGCCGAGATCTCGGCCCTGCTGACCATCCCTCTCGGTGTGGCCAGGATTCTCGTCGCCGACTTGGCGGAGGCAGGACTGGTCGCCATCCATCAGCCCGGCGGCGACGAGAGCGCCGGCGGCCAGCCAGACGTGACACTGCTCGAAAGGGTGCTCAGTGGACTTCGCAAGCTCTAG
- a CDS encoding GTP-binding protein, translating into MDFASSSGGPSRSTTSAKIVVAGGFGVGKTTFVGAVSEINPLRTEAVMTSASAGIDDLTHTGDKTTTTVAMDFGRITLDQDLILYLFGTPGQDRFWFMWDDLVRGAIGAIVLVDTRRLADCFPAVDYFENSGLPFVIALNGFDGNQPYNPDEVREALQIGPDAPIITTDARHRSDAKSALITLVEHALMARLR; encoded by the coding sequence GTGGACTTCGCAAGCTCTAGCGGCGGTCCTTCCCGCTCCACCACTTCCGCGAAGATCGTGGTGGCGGGCGGTTTCGGCGTGGGCAAGACCACGTTCGTCGGCGCTGTCTCGGAGATCAATCCCCTGCGCACCGAGGCCGTCATGACGTCCGCTTCCGCGGGTATCGACGACCTGACCCACACCGGGGACAAGACCACCACCACGGTGGCCATGGACTTCGGCCGTATCACCCTGGACCAGGACCTGATCCTGTACCTCTTCGGTACACCCGGCCAGGACCGCTTCTGGTTCATGTGGGACGACCTGGTCCGCGGCGCCATCGGCGCGATCGTGCTCGTCGACACGCGGAGGCTCGCCGACTGCTTCCCCGCGGTCGACTACTTCGAGAACAGCGGCCTGCCGTTCGTCATCGCGCTGAACGGCTTCGACGGCAACCAGCCGTACAACCCGGACGAGGTGCGGGAGGCGCTGCAGATCGGGCCCGACGCCCCGATCATCACCACCGACGCCCGGCACCGTTCGGACGCCAAGAGCGCGCTGATCACCCTGGTCGAGCACGCGCTGATGGCGCGGCTGCGGTAG
- a CDS encoding acyl-CoA carboxylase subunit epsilon, with amino-acid sequence MSTSDIRVEKGHAEPEEVAAITAILLARAATRPTSDARAHRGRARAGWRRLEREPGFRAPHSWR; translated from the coding sequence ATGAGCACATCTGACATCCGTGTCGAGAAGGGCCACGCGGAGCCCGAGGAGGTCGCCGCCATCACGGCGATCCTCCTGGCCCGCGCGGCCACCCGCCCCACCTCCGACGCCCGGGCCCACCGCGGCCGCGCCAGGGCCGGCTGGCGCCGCCTCGAACGCGAGCCGGGTTTCCGCGCCCCGCACAGCTGGCGCTGA